One part of the Microbacterium aurugineum genome encodes these proteins:
- a CDS encoding SDR family oxidoreductase — MTILVTGATGNLGRLIIDSLLERGADPQSIVAGARDTTKVADPRVRSVHLDYTDAASVAAAVDGVDTVILVSGSEVGQRVPQHRTVIDAAKAAGVTKFVYTSAPKATSSDLVLAPEHKATEELIAAAGLPAVILRNNWYTENYAADLARAAETGVLTAGTGDGRVASASRRDFAEAAAVVALEDGHIGEVYELGGDVAWTYSDLAAAFSEVTGRPVTFVPVSSDDQVAALRDAGLDEGTAGFVAALDAGIKGGALADTDGTLARLIGRPTTPLVEGLRAVA; from the coding sequence ATGACCATCCTCGTCACCGGCGCGACCGGCAACCTCGGCCGCCTCATCATCGACAGCCTCCTCGAGCGCGGCGCGGACCCGCAGTCGATCGTCGCGGGTGCGCGCGACACGACGAAGGTCGCCGATCCACGCGTGCGCAGTGTTCACCTCGACTACACCGACGCCGCCTCCGTGGCCGCAGCCGTCGACGGCGTCGACACGGTCATCCTGGTCTCCGGCTCCGAGGTCGGCCAGCGCGTTCCCCAGCACCGGACGGTCATCGACGCGGCGAAGGCCGCCGGTGTCACCAAGTTCGTCTACACCAGCGCTCCGAAGGCGACCTCGAGCGACCTCGTCCTGGCACCGGAGCACAAGGCGACGGAAGAGCTCATCGCCGCCGCGGGACTGCCCGCGGTCATCCTCCGCAACAACTGGTACACCGAGAACTACGCCGCCGACCTCGCACGTGCTGCCGAGACCGGGGTGCTCACCGCAGGCACCGGAGACGGACGAGTCGCGTCGGCCAGCCGCAGGGACTTCGCGGAGGCCGCCGCCGTCGTCGCACTCGAAGACGGTCACATCGGAGAGGTCTACGAGCTGGGCGGCGACGTCGCCTGGACGTACTCCGATCTCGCGGCGGCCTTCTCCGAGGTCACCGGGCGCCCGGTGACTTTCGTCCCGGTCTCCTCGGACGATCAGGTCGCGGCACTCCGCGACGCCGGGCTCGACGAAGGCACGGCCGGCTTCGTCGCCGCGCTCGACGCCGGGATCAAGGGTGGCGCGCTCGCCGACACCGACGGCACGCTCGCCCGCCTGATCGGCCGTCCGACCACTCCGCTCGTCGAGGGCCTGCGCGCGGTCGCCTGA